From one Oxyura jamaicensis isolate SHBP4307 breed ruddy duck chromosome 15, BPBGC_Ojam_1.0, whole genome shotgun sequence genomic stretch:
- the LOC118174881 gene encoding uncharacterized protein LOC118174881 isoform X3, giving the protein MSTLSLRGLRSAELRCGSPEGTSKHQHRGALALTHPQRQGTGAPSRACDTSPNASDISRMAEPAGRGSWRQRRGDGSSSSSVCTEDLAAAFWEGMVEPAVFSEGEEDDALSFPTEDDGDGQDASLSVGPGCPWWDTSPWPTRRESLESLGVRISRLSQISAGTAQGGPCLAPSDGDTGHPWRPPGSSASRSRARTRGHPRSKPTETRHQQPAAVRGWQGGDGALTVEKEGGGSRQWGARCSSHRTEAAAGPSCRCSPHSKVLSFVSCPGGVTQPQWQRGRLAAVLSHKLVSLRRALRRSQERTPELGAGARGTRREGERGSRAGWALLAWTRDQLDLEKVVGTPSWRLHELQNRTRSLLRQRLEALERLRVLLREEEVAELRQLQEATEKRWSQRLRLHSVASPSPSTAPGLRQHGPGSLGLLQHVQRCLQELQVDKTRRLGSLEHPEVLRGELSTAASKEEWGQPGTRDSPSTAASPKQERFLVPGAPRPSRSSRRKHDCRRSPLL; this is encoded by the exons ATGAGCACGCTGAGCCTTCGAGGGCTGCGCAGCGCGGAGCTGAGGTGCGGGAGTCCGGAGGGGACGTCGAAGCACCAACACCGGGGTGCTCTGGCCCTGACCCACCCGCAGCGCCAGGGCACTGGGGCACCCAGCAGAGCCTGCGACACCTCTCCCAATGCCTCTGACATCTCCAGGATGGCCG AGCCGGCGGGACGTGGCTCCTGGAGGCAGCGTCGGGGCGAcgggagcagctccagctctgtctGCACCGAGGACTTGGCTGCCGCATTCTGGGAGGGCATGGTGGAGCCTGCAGTGTTCTCCGAGGGGGAGGAGGACGATGCCCTCTCTTTCCCTACCGAGGACGATGGCGATGGGCAGGATGCGTCCCTCTCCGTGGGACCAGGCTGTCCGTGGTGGGACACGTCCCCATGGCCGACGAGGAGGGAGAGCCTGGAGTCCCTGGGAGTGAGGATTTCCAGGCTGAGCCAGATCAGTGCTGGGACAGCCCAGGGGGGTCCCTGCCTGGCCCCCTCTGATGGGGACACGGGGCATCCCTGGAGACCCCCAGGCAGCTcggccagcaggagcagggccaggaCCAGGGGACACCCCAGGAGCAAGCCCACGGAGACCAGAcatcagcagccagcagctgtccGGGGGTGGCAAGGAGGGGACGGCGCCCTCAcagtggagaaggaaggaggtggcagcaggcagTGGGGAGCTCGCTGCTCGTCTCACC GTACCGAGGCAGCAGCGGGACCCTCCTGCAGATGCAGCCCCCACTCCAAGGTGCTGAGCTTCGTGTCCTGCCCAGGCGGGGTGACCCAGCCCCAGTGGCAGCGCGGGAGGCTGGCAGCCGTCCTGTCCCACAAG CTGGTGTCACTGCGCCGGGCCCTGCGGAGGAGCCAGGAGAGGACaccagagctgggagctggtgctCGGGGGACCCggagagaaggggagagaggcag cagggctggctgggcgCTGCTGGCATGGACACGGGACCAGTTGGACCTGGAAAAGGTGGTGGGCACCCCAAGTTGG aGGCTCCATGAGCTGCAGAATCGAACCCGCTCCCTCCTGCGGCAGCGGCTGGAGGCCCTGGAGCGGCTCCGCGTGCTGctgcgggaggaggaggtggccgAGCTTCGGCAGCTCCAGGAGGCTACGGAGAAG AGATGGAGCCAGCGTCTGCGTCTCCACTCTGTCGCCTCCCCGTCCCCCAGCACTGCGCCCGGCCTCCGGCAGCACGGCCCTGGGTCCCTGGGGCTCCTGCAGCACGTCCAGCGctgtctgcaggagctgcaggtggaTAAGACACGCCGCCTGGGCAGCCTGGAGCACCCCGAAGTCCTGAGAGGAGAGCTGAGCACTGCAGCAAGCAAGGAGGAATGGGGACAGCCTGGGACAAGGGACTCGCCCTCCACCGCAGCCTCACCCAAGCAAGAG AGGTTCCTGGTACCAGGTGCCCCAcgccccagcaggagcagcaggaggaaacacGACTGCAGGAGGAGTCCTCTCCTGTGA